In Nomascus leucogenys isolate Asia chromosome 6, Asia_NLE_v1, whole genome shotgun sequence, one DNA window encodes the following:
- the LOC115835542 gene encoding serine/arginine repetitive matrix protein 3-like, whose amino-acid sequence MSGSPSSSSWLRSPPPPPSAPPPLRAPSQIQDTHKAAGRPRRAQHSRRAARLCAAARPAPAPARPPPAAAAGSARGLRLAEGQSRGEARRGAAPARERRGGRGGVRGAGPRVCERRPRAGSLAASLSLSRLSRVRLVRSLLLGFFPFFFPLSGVNAGKQEPQPRRAAAAAATHWGLARARPGPRTRARSHTRAATAAAAARRGPGPGRRAPKTGARDSQDVRSGARAWGARLRGAAPISRPAASRAHTQTRARAHRLPPPPHCAGHPARALPSRPTPKTMPPPPARSRRGRGG is encoded by the coding sequence ATGAGCggctccccctcctcctcctcctggctccGCTCGCCGCCGCCTCCTCCCTCAGCGCCGCCGCCGCTGCGAGCTCCTTCCCAAATCCAGGACACACACAAAGCGGCGGGCCGGCCGCGCCGCGCTCAGCACTCCCGCCGCGCCGCCCGGCTCTGCGCCGCCGCCCGCCCCGCGCCGGCCCCCGCCCGGcccccgcccgccgccgccgccggctcTGCGCGGGGGCTCCGGCTCGCTGAAGGTCAAAGCCGAGGCGAGGCGCGCCGTGGAGCTGCCCCCGCGCGGGAGAGGCGTGGAGGGCGCGGGGGGGTCCGGGGAGCGGGGCCGAGGGTCTGCGAGCGCCGGCCGCGGGCAGGCTCGCTGGCGGCGTCCCTCTCGCTCTCCCGCCTCTCTCGAGTTCGCCTGGTGCGCTCGCTCCTCCTTgggttttttccctttttttttccgCTCAGCGGAGTTAATGCTGGTAAACAAGAGCCCCAGCCtcgccgcgccgccgccgccgctgccacACACTGGGGGCTCGCGCGCGCGCGCCCGGGGCCGCGCACACGCGCCCGCTCGCACACTCGAGCGGCCACCGCCGCAGCAGCGGCGCGCCGAGGGCCCGGCCCAGGCCGGCGCGCGCCAAAAACCGGAGCCCGGGATTCCCAAGACGTGCGGAGCGGAGCCCGGGCGTGGGGCGCGAGACTGCGAGGCGCCGCCCCCATCTCCCGCCCCGCCGCCTCCCGcgcgcacacacagacacgcGCGCGTGCCCACCGGCTCCCGCCCCCACCGCACTGCGCCGGCCACCCCGCACGCGCCCTCCCCTCCCGCCCGACTCCAAAAACAATGCCCCCGCCGCCGGCCCGGTCTCGGCGGGGCAGGGGTGGGTAG